Proteins co-encoded in one Moritella sp. F3 genomic window:
- a CDS encoding cytochrome b, whose translation MKYPLSIRLLHWFMAVTMIALIFIGSYMHDIPADAVNKLTMYPLHKSFGVLIMILFFFRFYTRLKSPLPPLPAGIKVWEAKLSHIIHIALYVSMIALPITGYLMSSTYKYSHGIDFFGLTLPDVLPKDDAMFNLFHSLHDKIGVLVLILVALHVAGALKHRFFESKENDVLNRII comes from the coding sequence ATGAAATATCCACTTTCCATTAGGCTTCTTCACTGGTTTATGGCTGTTACTATGATCGCTTTAATTTTTATTGGCTCATACATGCATGATATTCCGGCTGATGCGGTAAATAAGCTAACCATGTACCCACTGCATAAATCGTTTGGTGTATTGATCATGATCTTGTTCTTTTTTCGTTTCTATACCAGACTAAAGTCCCCCTTACCTCCCTTGCCCGCTGGCATCAAAGTCTGGGAAGCAAAACTTTCTCATATTATTCATATTGCACTTTATGTGTCGATGATAGCGCTGCCAATCACGGGGTATTTAATGTCATCAACCTATAAATATAGTCATGGAATCGATTTTTTTGGCTTGACATTACCTGATGTATTACCGAAAGACGATGCAATGTTTAACTTATTCCATAGTTTACATGACAAAATTGGCGTACTAGTCTTAATTCTAGTGGCATTACATGTTGCGGGAGCGTTAAAGCATCGATTCTTTGAAAGTAAAGAAAATGACGTATTGAACAGAATTATATAA
- a CDS encoding glutathione S-transferase C-terminal domain-containing protein: MAVLDKGKWYKNKEERDLSVVDNFHLPEVIESDRYHLYISLACPFAHRPYLVINYLGLNDAISISTVAAKRYEDGWLFDNDYPDTLNNASSLVSLYQRATPTYSGRVTVPILWDKKEGNIVGNDSAYMATDFATNWLSLAKNPVQLIPESKKAVINELNLWLHAHVNTGVYGVGFASNQVAYDNANMSLFKALDKLDNRLADKKYLLGSDITLSDLFLFPTLVRFEAVYEVHFKANKKTLKYFKNLYRYMLDLVSISSIRETIDIDYIKLHYYYSHRHINPTGIIPAGPELHWYI; the protein is encoded by the coding sequence ATGGCAGTCTTAGATAAAGGTAAATGGTACAAAAACAAAGAAGAACGAGACTTGTCAGTAGTTGATAACTTTCATTTACCCGAAGTTATCGAATCAGATCGGTATCATCTCTATATATCGCTTGCTTGTCCATTTGCTCACAGGCCTTATTTAGTCATTAATTATTTAGGGCTAAATGATGCTATTTCAATATCAACCGTTGCAGCAAAAAGGTATGAAGATGGATGGCTGTTTGATAATGACTATCCTGATACCTTAAACAATGCGTCAAGCTTAGTATCGTTATATCAAAGAGCGACTCCTACCTATTCTGGTCGAGTGACCGTACCAATACTTTGGGATAAGAAAGAAGGTAATATCGTCGGTAATGATTCAGCGTATATGGCAACTGATTTTGCGACTAACTGGCTGTCATTAGCTAAGAACCCCGTCCAGCTTATTCCAGAATCAAAAAAGGCTGTAATCAATGAACTAAACCTATGGTTGCACGCTCACGTAAATACAGGCGTTTATGGGGTCGGATTCGCCTCAAACCAAGTAGCATATGATAACGCGAATATGTCTTTGTTTAAGGCTCTAGATAAACTTGATAATAGGCTTGCAGATAAAAAATACTTGTTGGGAAGTGACATCACCTTATCGGACCTGTTTCTTTTTCCAACATTAGTGCGTTTTGAAGCGGTATATGAAGTGCACTTTAAGGCGAATAAAAAAACATTAAAATATTTTAAAAATCTATATCGCTATATGTTGGATTTAGTGTCAATTTCAAGCATTAGAGAAACGATAGATATAGATTACATTAAACTTCACTACTATTATTCGCATCGACACATTAATCCTACAGGGATCATACCCGCTGGACCTGAACTTCACTGGTATATCTAG
- a CDS encoding CIA30 family protein, whose amino-acid sequence MIDLTRAVDLSSEESIELWRVTNDGVMGGLSEGCMLFDHDHGVFSGHISLENNGGFSSVFRPVKGVPKKLHSIQIDVEGDGKCYQLRAVVFDNGYCLAYKQDFETIVGQRQVFTFPLTDFKASFRGRLISNAPILASSDVREVGLLVNNHEAGEFALSVFRIEFLES is encoded by the coding sequence ATGATTGATTTAACGCGTGCGGTAGATTTAAGTAGTGAAGAGAGCATTGAGCTGTGGCGAGTAACGAATGATGGCGTTATGGGCGGTTTGTCTGAAGGTTGCATGTTATTCGACCATGATCATGGGGTATTTAGCGGGCATATATCGCTGGAAAATAATGGTGGTTTTAGTTCGGTGTTTCGACCAGTTAAGGGCGTTCCGAAAAAACTGCATAGTATTCAGATAGACGTAGAAGGTGACGGTAAATGTTACCAATTAAGGGCGGTGGTTTTTGATAATGGCTATTGCTTAGCTTACAAGCAGGACTTTGAGACTATCGTTGGCCAACGTCAAGTATTTACATTTCCGCTTACCGATTTTAAAGCCTCTTTTCGAGGACGGTTAATCAGTAATGCACCGATACTCGCCTCGTCAGATGTGAGAGAAGTCGGGCTCTTAGTGAATAATCACGAAGCAGGGGAGTTTGCCTTGTCAGTTTTTAGGATTGAGTTTTTGGAGTCTTAG
- a CDS encoding LysR family transcriptional regulator: MDWIMCVRSYIKVVEEGSFNGAAYQLNTTGSAISKRINWLEDKVGVQLLKRTTRSLDQTEAGQLFYQRSRLQLDQWMALVDEARSVNQTPTGLLKIGATTAVGSKFIIKYLNDFLLMYPKIKIQLLTTSPGQMPETYVDVFISRDLEQLNSHSYKAIELFKNDAKFFASPDYIDKYGKPEKIEDLESHNMLIWGDRPIRDVKLSTGNRITLRGNFATTNPEALFYGAKCGMGVLLASQKMLKDLTDVGELIQVLPEVTVDHGAVCAYYPTLDYEHTRTQLFIKYLKERVSNEQIKEPS; encoded by the coding sequence ATGGATTGGATTATGTGTGTACGTAGCTACATTAAAGTGGTTGAGGAGGGGAGTTTTAACGGGGCCGCTTACCAGCTTAATACGACAGGTTCTGCGATCAGTAAGCGTATTAATTGGCTAGAAGATAAAGTCGGGGTGCAGTTATTGAAGCGAACTACGCGTTCATTAGATCAGACTGAAGCGGGGCAGTTGTTTTATCAGCGCTCACGGTTGCAACTTGATCAGTGGATGGCGCTGGTGGATGAAGCGCGTTCGGTTAATCAAACGCCGACGGGTTTGTTGAAGATTGGTGCGACCACCGCGGTGGGGTCGAAATTCATCATCAAGTATTTAAACGACTTTTTATTGATGTACCCTAAAATTAAAATTCAACTATTGACGACATCTCCAGGGCAAATGCCTGAAACGTATGTTGATGTGTTTATTAGTCGTGATTTAGAGCAGTTAAACTCCCACAGTTATAAAGCCATTGAACTGTTTAAAAACGATGCCAAGTTCTTTGCTTCGCCAGATTATATCGATAAATACGGAAAGCCTGAAAAGATTGAAGATCTGGAGTCACATAATATGCTTATTTGGGGTGATCGACCGATACGTGATGTAAAATTGTCGACGGGTAATCGTATTACGTTACGCGGTAATTTTGCAACGACCAATCCTGAGGCGTTATTTTACGGTGCTAAATGCGGTATGGGCGTGTTACTTGCCAGTCAAAAGATGCTCAAAGACTTAACTGATGTGGGTGAGTTAATCCAGGTATTGCCAGAGGTTACGGTTGATCACGGCGCTGTATGTGCTTATTACCCAACTCTTGATTATGAGCATACTCGAACTCAGCTGTTTATTAAATATCTGAAAGAACGTGTTAGCAACGAACAGATTAAGGAACCATCATGA
- a CDS encoding trypsin-like serine protease gives MKKLLIAAAVLTSISMTANAGLARYDRSVSQHKTFALQSKFDFACHMNAGSATLIDPFWVITANHVSGSKSQSYRNTVTCTSFEKDENGEYTTVKSVSASTDPNGEYGEYEFKDDIYDFALVRLDTPIRGIKPAKLATETLFPKDKRYEVNSVGFGNYNSRNGGKKYVEYNDVDKKWLSEYSFKPDHFKQSDLQWLIIHGDSGSGITVEKDGEFYLLGEIGLQYYTEFGWSDTFEDVAIKLPWINKAMQEHGFSYTEEVQLDKVMWSSTSPENADDYHAYFSYWKAENIGMSETFWTDDGGLKTMAYTNAGSSYSIEFVIPKDKNTPAFDLFVNGRAVAVNIDVNTAKSDALFLKVNTFKTDTDNIDVEFKPVGDLTGKTKIVLDYFAVKAAK, from the coding sequence ATGAAAAAATTACTTATTGCTGCAGCTGTTCTAACGTCTATTTCGATGACGGCGAATGCCGGGCTTGCACGTTATGACCGTTCAGTGTCTCAACATAAGACTTTTGCATTACAGAGTAAGTTTGATTTTGCATGTCATATGAATGCTGGCTCTGCGACGTTAATCGACCCGTTCTGGGTGATCACTGCAAATCACGTATCCGGTTCTAAATCACAATCATACCGTAATACGGTGACTTGTACTTCGTTTGAAAAAGATGAAAATGGTGAATACACCACGGTTAAGTCAGTTTCTGCATCAACCGATCCTAACGGTGAGTACGGGGAATATGAGTTTAAAGACGACATATATGATTTCGCACTTGTCCGTTTGGATACACCAATTCGTGGCATTAAACCAGCTAAGTTAGCAACGGAAACGTTATTCCCTAAAGACAAACGCTATGAAGTCAATTCAGTCGGTTTTGGGAATTATAATAGCCGTAATGGGGGCAAAAAATACGTTGAGTACAATGACGTTGATAAGAAATGGCTGTCTGAGTATTCCTTTAAACCCGATCACTTCAAACAAAGTGATCTGCAGTGGTTGATCATTCATGGTGATAGTGGTTCTGGTATTACGGTGGAAAAAGATGGTGAGTTTTATCTATTAGGTGAAATTGGTTTGCAGTATTACACCGAGTTTGGCTGGAGTGATACGTTTGAAGACGTTGCTATTAAACTGCCATGGATCAACAAAGCGATGCAAGAGCATGGCTTTAGTTATACTGAAGAAGTGCAACTGGATAAGGTAATGTGGAGTTCAACGTCGCCAGAAAATGCCGATGACTACCATGCTTATTTCAGTTATTGGAAAGCAGAAAATATTGGTATGTCTGAGACTTTTTGGACTGATGACGGTGGTTTAAAAACCATGGCTTATACGAATGCGGGTTCAAGCTACAGTATCGAATTTGTGATTCCGAAGGATAAAAATACACCTGCGTTTGACCTGTTCGTTAACGGACGTGCTGTTGCAGTTAATATTGACGTCAATACCGCTAAAAGCGATGCGCTATTCCTTAAAGTGAATACCTTCAAAACTGACACGGATAACATCGATGTTGAATTTAAACCTGTGGGTGATTTAACTGGTAAAACTAAAATTGTATTGGATTACTTTGCAGTAAAAGCCGCGAAATAA
- a CDS encoding multidrug effflux MFS transporter produces the protein MNIKAAPFNKIPLALAMMIIATGQVGVSIYLPSLPLISRELGVSQADVQQLVTLFLLGFGLSQLFYGPLSDAIGRRPVFLLGQGIYLVGTLICVLLPDSYTALIIGRLLQGLGAGSASVLGRSVLRDSYSGSQLVQALSYMSITASILPIVAPVVGGWAAWHFGWQSVFSFVLLYLSAILTLGYFVLPETLPHPVTKFKIKETIRGYWHLSRNYQVISSASYNWIGYLSTLVSVSLLPFLLQEGLNLSAAEYGEVMIIPSAGLLIGSLILNKLNKRFTTNQLMYLASSIMMIAGCWLVFNEMSLVNLIFGFTLLTIAQGISFPLSISMLLAPHSKQVGAVSALSGSVQMCLAGLVGGFLINHFIDSQMNLGLFYLITGSSIALVLTHSRYKQRLAASTKCYQ, from the coding sequence ATGAATATAAAAGCAGCCCCATTTAACAAAATCCCACTTGCCTTAGCCATGATGATTATTGCTACAGGACAAGTCGGTGTCAGCATTTACCTGCCTTCATTGCCGTTGATAAGCCGTGAACTTGGTGTATCTCAAGCTGATGTGCAGCAACTCGTCACTCTGTTTTTACTGGGGTTTGGATTATCACAACTTTTCTACGGCCCGCTCTCTGATGCCATTGGCCGTCGCCCGGTATTCTTACTGGGTCAAGGTATCTATTTAGTCGGGACGCTTATTTGTGTACTACTTCCAGACAGCTATACCGCACTCATTATAGGCCGGCTATTACAAGGTTTAGGTGCAGGTAGTGCATCTGTACTGGGACGTAGTGTGCTACGGGATAGCTACAGTGGCAGTCAATTAGTACAAGCGCTGTCTTATATGTCGATCACGGCCTCTATATTACCGATTGTAGCCCCTGTTGTCGGCGGTTGGGCGGCATGGCATTTCGGCTGGCAATCCGTGTTCAGCTTTGTATTATTGTATCTATCGGCTATTTTGACCCTTGGTTATTTTGTATTACCAGAAACGCTACCCCATCCGGTCACCAAGTTTAAAATTAAAGAAACAATACGAGGCTATTGGCATTTATCTCGAAACTACCAAGTGATCTCATCGGCTAGCTATAACTGGATTGGGTATTTATCAACACTGGTGTCCGTGTCACTGCTGCCTTTTTTATTACAAGAAGGATTAAACCTCAGTGCCGCAGAGTATGGCGAAGTGATGATCATTCCTTCTGCAGGATTATTAATCGGTAGCTTGATATTAAATAAATTGAATAAACGTTTCACCACCAATCAATTGATGTACTTAGCATCGAGTATCATGATGATTGCTGGCTGTTGGCTGGTCTTCAATGAGATGTCTTTAGTCAATCTTATATTTGGCTTTACCCTGTTAACAATCGCACAGGGCATCAGCTTCCCACTATCAATCAGTATGTTGCTTGCCCCGCACAGTAAACAAGTAGGTGCGGTATCTGCATTGTCAGGATCTGTGCAAATGTGTTTAGCAGGTCTTGTCGGTGGATTCTTGATTAATCACTTTATCGATAGCCAGATGAATCTTGGTCTGTTTTATTTAATCACAGGCTCATCGATTGCGTTAGTCCTCACCCACAGCCGTTACAAACAGCGGCTTGCAGCTAGTACTAAATGTTATCAATAA
- a CDS encoding prolyl-tRNA synthetase associated domain-containing protein produces the protein MNEIMITKASLDALLTQLCIEPLFYQHAALATCDDADKLDLQREGARIKNLFLRDNPGRRHFLLLTTPEKQIDLKLLSKQLAVSRLGFASAERLYKYLGVKPGSVSLLALHNDSECHVELLIDNDVWLQTAFQCHPLINTETYVLTKAQSHLFLQATGHEARVIDNI, from the coding sequence ATGAATGAAATAATGATAACAAAAGCGTCCCTCGATGCATTACTCACTCAGCTCTGTATTGAGCCTCTCTTTTATCAACATGCCGCACTAGCTACGTGTGATGATGCCGATAAGTTAGATTTACAACGTGAAGGCGCACGGATAAAAAATCTATTCTTACGAGATAACCCTGGTCGTCGTCATTTTTTATTATTAACGACACCAGAAAAACAGATTGATTTAAAGCTGCTCTCTAAGCAATTGGCCGTATCTCGTTTAGGGTTTGCTTCCGCAGAGCGATTATATAAGTACCTAGGTGTTAAGCCAGGTTCGGTATCTTTGCTGGCGCTGCATAATGATAGTGAGTGCCATGTCGAGCTACTCATTGATAATGATGTTTGGCTGCAAACGGCATTTCAATGTCATCCTTTGATCAATACCGAAACCTATGTATTGACCAAAGCACAAAGTCACTTGTTCCTACAAGCTACTGGTCATGAAGCCCGCGTTATTGATAACATTTAG
- a CDS encoding LEA type 2 family protein — protein MSVWKSLVIVCVLVLSGCTNIQNLRDLDVSLIKIESIPSAGLSPRFNVHLLVSNPNAQDLNIEGVSLQLNVADKKVLSGVSNQIPELKAYSETPIEVQANVNLFYIFKVLTSFNQHSDEGIKYQLKATIDPQGFIPLNVTKEGVLDEDILQGLSTMAK, from the coding sequence ATGTCAGTATGGAAGAGTCTGGTGATTGTATGTGTTTTGGTACTGAGCGGATGTACTAACATACAAAATTTACGCGATCTGGATGTGAGTTTAATTAAGATAGAATCGATACCATCAGCAGGGTTATCGCCCCGCTTTAACGTGCATTTATTAGTCTCAAACCCCAATGCCCAAGATTTAAATATTGAAGGGGTCAGTTTACAACTTAATGTGGCCGACAAAAAAGTCCTGTCCGGTGTATCAAACCAGATACCAGAGCTAAAGGCCTACAGTGAAACGCCAATCGAAGTACAAGCCAACGTCAATTTGTTTTATATATTCAAAGTACTCACCTCCTTCAATCAACACTCAGATGAAGGAATTAAGTATCAACTTAAAGCAACCATAGATCCGCAAGGCTTTATTCCATTAAATGTCACTAAAGAAGGTGTTTTAGATGAGGATATTTTACAAGGGCTTTCTACAATGGCTAAGTAG
- a CDS encoding DEAD/DEAH box helicase, producing MPFSKFGLNKLITQAVAEQGYTQPTPIQQKAIPAILSGKNLIAAAQTGTGKTASFVLPLLQMFSHKHTLRAKRIRALILTPTRELAVQVAENIEQYGRHLHLTSMAMYGGVDLEPQKQRLIEGVDILVATPGRLLDMIHQRALHFDELEVLVIDEADRMLDMGFVNDINKIIERLPQERQNLLFSATLSNKVRFLAKTAINYALEISIEPENTTAPEIEQWLTVVDKDVKSALLSHLIIENDWKQALIFIETKRGAAKLVAQLEKRGIKAESFHSGRSQAMREQLLAEFKAGDLGLLVATGVASRGIDIDDLDRVVNYDLPEEAADYVHRIGRTGRAGATGEAISLVSRDDFRSLCAIEQLLEHVIERKEVEGFVAKVGIPDSILGYVPKRSQPPRRRRPVKK from the coding sequence ATGCCATTTTCTAAGTTTGGATTAAACAAATTAATTACACAAGCAGTAGCTGAACAAGGCTACACGCAACCAACTCCAATTCAACAAAAAGCAATACCGGCTATTTTATCGGGTAAAAACCTGATCGCGGCTGCGCAAACAGGTACAGGTAAAACAGCAAGTTTTGTATTACCATTGTTACAAATGTTCAGCCACAAACACACACTACGTGCTAAACGTATTCGTGCGTTGATCTTAACGCCAACACGCGAATTAGCTGTTCAGGTTGCAGAAAATATCGAGCAATACGGTCGTCATTTACACCTTACATCAATGGCGATGTACGGTGGTGTTGATCTAGAACCACAGAAACAACGTCTAATCGAAGGTGTTGATATTCTGGTTGCGACGCCAGGTCGTTTATTAGATATGATCCATCAACGAGCGCTGCATTTCGATGAACTCGAAGTATTGGTTATCGATGAAGCGGATAGAATGCTAGACATGGGTTTTGTTAACGACATCAACAAAATCATTGAGCGTTTACCACAAGAACGTCAAAATCTATTGTTCTCGGCAACGTTATCGAACAAAGTGCGTTTCTTAGCAAAAACAGCGATTAACTACGCGCTAGAAATTTCGATTGAACCAGAAAACACTACTGCACCAGAAATTGAACAATGGTTAACAGTGGTTGATAAAGATGTGAAATCGGCATTGCTTAGCCATTTGATTATTGAAAACGATTGGAAGCAAGCGTTAATCTTTATTGAGACAAAACGTGGTGCAGCTAAACTAGTTGCTCAGCTTGAAAAACGCGGTATCAAAGCGGAATCATTCCACAGTGGTCGTAGTCAAGCGATGCGTGAGCAGTTACTTGCAGAGTTTAAAGCCGGTGATCTAGGCTTACTTGTTGCGACAGGTGTTGCTTCTCGTGGTATCGATATTGATGATTTAGATCGTGTAGTGAACTACGATTTGCCTGAAGAAGCGGCGGATTATGTTCACCGTATCGGTCGAACTGGTCGTGCTGGTGCAACGGGTGAAGCTATTTCACTGGTATCTCGTGATGATTTCCGCAGCTTATGCGCTATCGAACAATTACTAGAGCACGTTATCGAACGTAAAGAAGTAGAAGGTTTTGTTGCGAAAGTTGGTATTCCTGACTCTATCTTAGGTTATGTACCAAAACGCTCACAGCCACCACGTCGCCGCCGTCCAGTTAAAAAGTAA
- a CDS encoding YcjF family protein → MFDAIKGFINPSKNPDISQAFEYQNTHLPTLWLLGKTGAGKSSLIQAVTGNSDVEIGNGFEPCTMTSHAYSYPKATPLLRFLDTRGLSEADYDPAEDIQISAQQGHALLIIAKAEEPEQRDVINALSKIKKQGSIKQILVVHTAVKQLSVDEQNKTVQYNQQQFEKIWGSEIAHAEVDFELTNGKAFGIPALTEELTRLLPIIQQFNHDQQHADTEGANFQKLKTEILWYAGAAGAADAIPAVGLVAVPSMQAKMLHSLANQYGVDWDKQAFAEFIGTLGSGFAFQYASKLGIRQLVKLIPAYGQTIGSASAAVISFASTYAIGRAACKYMYHKSKGEAVSNQDMQNIYKDALANIKEVAKSETR, encoded by the coding sequence ATGTTTGATGCCATTAAAGGGTTCATCAACCCAAGTAAAAACCCTGATATATCCCAAGCATTCGAATATCAAAATACGCATTTGCCAACATTATGGCTACTGGGTAAAACAGGCGCAGGTAAATCATCACTGATCCAAGCAGTGACAGGCAATAGTGACGTTGAAATTGGTAATGGATTCGAACCTTGTACCATGACATCACACGCTTATAGTTATCCTAAAGCAACGCCCCTACTCCGCTTTCTTGATACTCGCGGTTTGTCTGAGGCTGATTATGATCCTGCTGAGGATATCCAGATCAGCGCGCAACAAGGTCACGCCTTACTCATTATTGCTAAAGCCGAAGAACCAGAACAGCGTGATGTTATCAACGCCCTCAGCAAAATAAAAAAACAAGGTTCAATCAAGCAAATCTTAGTCGTACACACGGCGGTAAAACAACTTAGCGTAGATGAACAAAACAAAACAGTGCAATACAACCAGCAGCAGTTTGAAAAGATATGGGGGAGCGAAATAGCCCATGCTGAAGTGGACTTTGAGCTTACTAACGGAAAGGCGTTTGGCATACCGGCACTAACAGAAGAGCTAACTAGACTATTACCTATCATCCAGCAGTTTAATCATGACCAACAGCATGCCGATACCGAAGGTGCTAACTTTCAAAAACTAAAAACTGAAATACTCTGGTATGCAGGTGCCGCAGGTGCTGCCGATGCCATTCCAGCTGTTGGTCTTGTCGCGGTACCAAGCATGCAAGCAAAAATGCTCCACAGCTTGGCAAATCAATACGGCGTCGATTGGGATAAACAAGCATTTGCAGAGTTTATCGGTACCTTAGGATCGGGGTTTGCCTTTCAATATGCGTCCAAGCTCGGTATTCGCCAATTAGTAAAACTCATTCCCGCTTATGGGCAAACCATAGGCAGTGCATCCGCTGCTGTAATTAGTTTTGCATCAACCTATGCCATTGGCCGCGCGGCTTGCAAATACATGTATCACAAGAGTAAAGGCGAGGCAGTCTCGAATCAAGATATGCAGAATATTTACAAAGACGCATTAGCAAATATTAAAGAGGTAGCGAAAAGTGAAACGCGTTAA
- a CDS encoding GTPase family protein, producing MKRVKNSLTQLDKLSSGVTAVLTLAILLPVLVLCGFGLYAIIQYGYTLHFAIALVASFLLFYIPLLLLRRKANVKVAAQAVNEDSLVQASADWSDAENAIWLRLNENIEAQLAEDDAWGSLKSHGLVIANATAQAFSRGDLQFSVTDGLKLLEEVSRRYRVTLKENVPFVESIKVSHLKFIFDHQDKIETGKQAADLVSKAYRVYQFINPIAAVTKEVRNKLLGDIAGNVGDNLQLNMKRAFLQEVAAVSIDLYSGRFSIEDQDIKKSTIAVEDEQSEPKPLEPLRIAVIGQISAGKSSLINTIKGALDAEVSALPSTNAVNVYSCAIGDIEVLNLVDLPGLDGGEKTNKTVLKHVTNADMVLWVLKANQSSRQLDRQFMLSLEDFYAHKDNLHRKKPLITGILNQVDKLKPLAEWSPPYDLTQTDSAKVDTINKAIEYNKKLLNFDRIIPTSFSAELQTWGQESLEQLIANNVDDSINVQRNRQRLESGNTTVSAQFKRAFNGGKSLFKNML from the coding sequence GTGAAACGCGTTAAAAATAGCTTAACCCAATTAGACAAGCTTTCAAGTGGCGTCACAGCCGTGCTTACACTTGCCATACTATTACCGGTACTAGTACTGTGTGGTTTTGGTTTATATGCCATTATCCAATATGGTTACACCCTACACTTTGCCATTGCACTGGTCGCTAGTTTTCTCTTATTCTATATCCCACTGCTGTTGCTACGCCGTAAAGCCAACGTCAAAGTCGCGGCACAGGCTGTAAATGAAGACAGTCTCGTTCAAGCCTCAGCTGACTGGTCCGATGCCGAAAATGCCATTTGGCTACGTCTTAATGAAAACATTGAAGCACAATTAGCCGAAGATGATGCATGGGGATCATTAAAAAGCCACGGTTTAGTTATTGCTAACGCGACAGCACAAGCATTCTCACGTGGTGACCTACAATTCTCGGTCACAGACGGTTTAAAGCTGCTGGAAGAAGTAAGCAGACGTTATCGTGTAACCCTCAAAGAAAACGTGCCTTTTGTTGAGAGCATTAAAGTCTCACACCTCAAGTTTATTTTTGACCATCAAGACAAAATAGAAACCGGTAAACAAGCAGCCGACTTAGTCAGTAAAGCTTATCGTGTCTATCAATTTATCAACCCCATTGCGGCTGTCACCAAGGAAGTCCGCAACAAGTTGCTCGGCGATATAGCTGGTAATGTCGGCGATAATTTACAACTCAATATGAAACGCGCATTTTTGCAAGAAGTGGCAGCCGTCTCCATTGATTTATATAGTGGCCGCTTTTCGATTGAAGACCAAGACATCAAGAAAAGTACTATTGCAGTAGAAGATGAACAAAGTGAACCTAAGCCACTAGAGCCTTTACGCATTGCCGTTATCGGACAAATTAGTGCGGGCAAATCATCGCTGATAAACACCATTAAAGGCGCGCTTGATGCTGAAGTTAGCGCACTCCCCTCCACGAACGCGGTGAATGTTTATAGCTGCGCAATTGGGGATATAGAAGTTCTTAATTTAGTTGATTTACCGGGACTAGATGGTGGTGAAAAGACCAATAAAACAGTACTCAAACATGTCACGAATGCAGACATGGTACTGTGGGTGTTAAAAGCCAACCAATCATCACGCCAACTTGATCGCCAATTCATGCTCAGCTTAGAAGATTTTTATGCGCACAAGGATAACTTACACCGTAAAAAGCCGCTTATCACCGGTATTTTAAACCAGGTCGATAAGTTAAAGCCATTAGCGGAGTGGTCTCCTCCGTATGATTTAACCCAAACCGATTCAGCCAAAGTTGATACCATCAATAAAGCCATCGAGTACAACAAAAAGTTACTTAATTTCGATCGCATCATTCCGACGTCGTTTTCAGCAGAATTGCAAACATGGGGACAAGAAAGCTTAGAACAACTGATTGCCAATAATGTCGATGACAGTATTAATGTGCAACGTAATCGACAACGCTTAGAGAGTGGCAATACCACCGTATCGGCACAATTTAAGCGAGCCTTCAACGGCGGTAAAAGCCTATTTAAAAACATGCTCTAA